One Euphorbia lathyris chromosome 1, ddEupLath1.1, whole genome shotgun sequence DNA segment encodes these proteins:
- the LOC136222415 gene encoding histone H3.2-like, which translates to MARTKQTARKSTGGKAPRKQLATKAARKSAPATGGVKKPHRFRPGTVALREIRKYQKSTELLIRKLPFQRLVREIAQDFKTDLRFQSSAVAALQEASEAYLVGLFEDTNLCAIHAKRVTIMPKDMQLARRIRGERA; encoded by the coding sequence ATGGCTCGTACTAAGCAAACAGCAAGGAAATCCACCGGAGGAAAGGCTCCTCGTAAGCAGCTAGCCACCAAGGCTGCCCGCAAATCAGCTCCGGCTACCGGAGGAGTGAAGAAGCCCCATCGTTTCAGGCCAGGAACAGTGGCTCTGCGAGAGATTAGGAAGTACCAGAAGAGCACCGAGCTTCTGATCCGCAAGCTTCCGTTTCAAAGGCTGGTGAGAGAAATTGCCCAGGATTTTAAAACAGATCTGAGGTTCCAAAGCAGCGCTGTTGCGGCTCTTCAAGAAGCTTCGGAGGCATACCTGGTTGGGCTATTTGAGGACACAAATCTCTGCGCTATTCATGCCAAGAGAGTCACTATTATGCCCAAAGATATGCAATTGGCCCGTAGGATTAGGGGTGAGAGGGCTTAA